In Uranotaenia lowii strain MFRU-FL chromosome 2, ASM2978415v1, whole genome shotgun sequence, one genomic interval encodes:
- the LOC129747954 gene encoding inositol-3-phosphate synthase, with amino-acid sequence MASNLNVVSPNVHYSDSYIDVDYQYQTTSVVSDGPAGYTVRPETTELSIRTERQVPRLGLMLVGWGGNNGSTLTAALEANKRGLEWRTRTGVQKANWYGSITQASTVLLGTDANGQDVHVPMNKMIPMVNPDDIVVDGWDISSLNIGEAMVRAQVLDVQLQDQVYKKMSLLKPRPSIYDRDFIAANQEERADNVIAGTRYEQYQQIVKDIRDFKKSSGVEKIVVLWTANTERFAEVREGLNTTMSELEKSLKENKSEIAPSTIFAMAAIAEGCIYINGSPQNTFVPGLIEMAEHHGAFIAGDDFKSGQTKLKSVLVDFLVSAGIKPVSIVSYNHLGNNDGKNLSAPQQFRSKEISKSNVVDDMVASNNILYNKEEHPDHCVVIKYVPYVGDSKRAMDEYTSQIMLGGHNTLVIHNTCEDSLLASPLILDLAILGELCSRIQIKKKAEPNAQYVPFRSVLSILSYLCKAPLVPEGTPVVNSLFRQRTAIENILRACIGLPPTSHMALEHRFNLNVASVEPPAKKSKIANGSKAANGTNGVHSNGNGVVEVDC; translated from the exons GTTCGCCCAGAAACGACGGAGTTAAGCATCCGCACGGAACGCCAGGTGCCCCGACTTGGGCTGATGTTGGTGGGCTGGGGTGGCAACAATGGATCTACCTTGACGGCCGCCCTGGAAGCAAACAAGCGTGGCTTGGAGTGGAGAACGCGCACTGGAGTGCAGAAGGCCAACTGGTACGGTTCGATCACACAGGCATCAACCGTCCTGCTGGGTACCGATGCCAACGGGCAAGATGTGCACGTCCCCATGAACAAAATGATCCCCATGGTAAACCCGGACGATATCGTCGTCGACGGGTGGGACATTAGTTCGCTGAACATCGGTGAGGCCATGGTGAGGGCGCAGGTCCTGGATGTGCAGCTGCAGGATCAGGTATACAAGAAGATGTCTCTGTTGAAGCCGAGACCATCGATCTACGATCGTGATTTTATTGCTGCGAATCAGGAGGAAAGGGCGGACAACGTCATTGCCGGAACTCGATACGAACAGTACCAGCAGATCGTTAAGGACATTCGAGATTTCAAAAAGAGTTCTGGCGTCGAGAAGATTGTTGTTCTGTGGACGGCCAATACGGAACGATTTGCCGAGGTTAGGGAAGGCTTGAACACTACGATGTCTGAGTTGGAGAAATCTTTGAAGGAGAATAAATCAGAAATCGCTCCGTCAACTATTTTCGCCATGGCAGCTATCGCCGAAGGG TGCATCTACATCAACGGGTCACCGCAAAACACTTTCGTACCAGGGCTTATCGAGATGGCAGAACATCATGGAGCGTTCATTGCAGGAGACGATTTCAAATCGGGGCAAACGAAGCTCAAGTCAGTGTTGGTCGACTTTTTGGTTTCCGCTGGTATCAAACCAGTTTCGATTGTCAGCTACAACCATTTGGGTAACAACGACGGTAAAAACTTATCCGCCCCACAACAGTTCCGGTCTAAAGAG ATTTCGAAGAGCAACGTGGTTGACGACATGGTGGCTTCGAACAATATTCTTTACAACAAGGAAGAGCATCCTGATCATTGTGTGGTAATCAAATATGTACCCTACGTTGGCGATAGCAAGCGAGCCATGGACGAATACACCAGCCAGATTATGCTCGGAGGACACAACACCCTGGTTATTCACAACACATGTGAGGATTCGCTGTTGGCATCACCATTGATCCTGGACCTTGCTATACTCGGCGAGCTGTGTTCTCGTATTCAGATCAAAAAGAAGGCAGAACCCAACGCTCAGTACGTTCCGTTCCGCTCGGTGCTGTCGATCCTCAGTTACCTTTGCAAGGCTCCACTGGTGCCGGAAGGAACTCCCGTAGTCAACTCTCTGTTCCGGCAACGAACGGCAATCGAAAACATTCTTCGAGCATGCATCGGGCTGCCTCCGACTAGCCACATGGCTCTGGAGCACAGA TTTAACCTGAATGTGGCCAGCGTGGAACCTCCAGCAAAGAAGAGCAAAATCGCAAATGGCTCGAAGGCAGCTAACGGCACAAATGGAGTGCATTCGAATGGCAACGGCGTAGTTGAAGTTGATTGCTAA